In Syntrophorhabdaceae bacterium, one DNA window encodes the following:
- the coaD gene encoding pantetheine-phosphate adenylyltransferase, with translation MRQTVAVYPGSFDPITNGHLDILMRGLELVDIVIVAVAYNIEKRALFSVDERKEMIMESVNGNKNVIVDSFEGLLVDYVKKVNARFVIRGLRAMSDFEYEFQMASMNRNLNQDMDTIFMMTSKDYFFISSRTIKEVASFGGSVKDLVPPIVEMRLRDKFFGK, from the coding sequence ATGAGACAAACTGTTGCTGTTTATCCTGGTTCGTTTGACCCAATTACTAATGGTCACCTTGATATACTAATGAGGGGACTTGAACTTGTTGATATTGTTATAGTTGCCGTTGCCTATAATATTGAGAAGAGGGCACTTTTTTCTGTAGATGAGCGCAAAGAAATGATAATGGAATCTGTCAATGGAAACAAGAATGTAATAGTAGATAGCTTTGAAGGGCTACTTGTTGACTATGTAAAGAAAGTGAACGCCAGGTTTGTGATAAGGGGATTGAGGGCAATGAGTGATTTTGAATATGAATTTCAGATGGCATCTATGAACAGAAACCTTAATCAGGATATGGACACAATATTTATGATGACCAGTAAGGACTATTTTTTTATAAGCTCAAGAACCATAAAGGAGGTGGCAAGTTTTGGAGGCTCTGTAAAGGATCTTGTGCCACCCATTGTAGAGATGAGATTAAGGGATAAGTTTTTTGGCAAATGA
- the rsmD gene encoding 16S rRNA (guanine(966)-N(2))-methyltransferase RsmD: protein MRRIRITGGSMKGRFVVADDDIDARHTSSKVRESVFNMLGDIKNKKVIDLFSGSGILAFESLSRGASMAAMVEIDHKMARKLEENASYLRVNEICKIINMDVFHAIPFLYNTGDIFDIIFMDPPYEKGFIMDTMKLLEKNTIYDNESIFIVESSKREMLDNNISGAWRILKQKRYGDTIIEIIKSNLFSKIKIIQGEINQ, encoded by the coding sequence ATGAGAAGGATAAGGATAACAGGCGGTTCAATGAAAGGCAGATTTGTTGTAGCTGACGATGATATAGATGCAAGGCACACATCATCAAAGGTCAGGGAATCTGTATTTAATATGTTAGGAGATATTAAGAATAAAAAAGTGATCGACCTCTTTTCCGGCTCCGGGATACTGGCTTTTGAATCTTTGAGCAGGGGTGCATCTATGGCAGCCATGGTGGAAATAGATCATAAAATGGCGAGAAAATTAGAAGAAAATGCCTCTTACCTCCGTGTGAATGAAATATGCAAAATCATAAACATGGATGTATTCCATGCAATACCTTTCCTCTATAACACAGGTGATATCTTTGATATTATATTTATGGATCCTCCTTATGAAAAGGGTTTTATAATGGACACCATGAAGCTTCTGGAAAAAAATACCATTTATGATAATGAAAGTATTTTTATTGTTGAGTCTTCTAAGAGAGAGATGTTAGATAATAACATTTCAGGGGCATGGCGTATTTTAAAACAAAAAAGATACGGTGATACTATTATTGAGATAATTAAGAGCAATCTGTTCTCTAAAATTAAAATTATTCAAGGAGAGATAAATCAATGA
- a CDS encoding nodulation protein NfeD, with protein sequence MIFSIHLFAAEKKIIKNNNTQKGINAITISGAINPPVAGFIMESISRSEKDDAASLIIFLDTPGGLDTSMREIVKAIMDSNIPVIVYVSPSGARAASAGSIILLSAHIAAMAPGTNVGAAHPVSIGKDKEDKVMMSKVVKDAEAYARSIAMKRGRNAEWAAKAVKESASITAKDALDKNVIDIVAEDMERLIEGIEGRVVETKKGKVTLNLKGKKKNIIEMPFKYRFLSYISDPNVAYILMMIGLYGILFEIYSPGAIFPGVIGGISIILALYAFSTIPISYAGIFLILLGIVFFILELKIVSHGVLGLAGIISLVIGSIMLVDLPYSIFSISWKSILTVVILSGIFFFGVLSYAIKAQLTKVKTGTEGLVGEEGEAKTNINGKGKVFLHGELWNAKSNEHIKQGEKVIVEKVEGLLLIVKRKL encoded by the coding sequence TTGATTTTCTCAATCCATCTATTTGCAGCAGAAAAAAAGATAATCAAAAATAATAATACTCAAAAAGGCATAAATGCAATCACCATAAGCGGTGCTATAAACCCCCCTGTGGCAGGTTTTATAATGGAATCCATCAGTAGAAGCGAAAAGGACGATGCAGCATCACTTATAATATTCCTTGATACCCCAGGGGGTCTTGATACATCCATGCGAGAGATAGTAAAGGCTATTATGGATTCTAATATCCCTGTTATAGTCTATGTATCACCTTCTGGCGCAAGGGCTGCTTCTGCAGGGAGTATCATATTGCTTTCTGCACATATAGCTGCCATGGCACCGGGAACAAATGTGGGCGCAGCACACCCTGTTTCTATTGGTAAGGATAAAGAAGACAAGGTGATGATGTCAAAGGTTGTAAAGGATGCAGAGGCTTATGCAAGAAGCATTGCCATGAAAAGAGGTAGAAATGCCGAATGGGCAGCCAAGGCAGTAAAAGAGAGCGCATCCATCACTGCCAAGGATGCCCTTGATAAAAATGTGATAGATATTGTAGCAGAGGATATGGAAAGATTGATAGAAGGCATAGAGGGAAGGGTTGTGGAAACAAAAAAGGGCAAGGTAACCTTAAACCTCAAAGGCAAGAAAAAAAACATAATAGAAATGCCTTTCAAATATAGATTTTTATCCTATATAAGCGATCCCAATGTAGCTTATATATTAATGATGATAGGTCTTTATGGAATTCTCTTTGAAATCTACAGCCCTGGAGCCATATTTCCAGGGGTTATAGGAGGTATATCCATTATCCTTGCATTGTATGCCTTTTCAACTATACCGATAAGCTATGCAGGGATATTTCTCATTTTGCTCGGCATAGTATTCTTTATACTTGAATTAAAGATTGTGAGCCACGGTGTATTAGGGCTTGCAGGCATCATATCCCTTGTGATAGGTTCTATTATGCTTGTAGACCTTCCATATAGTATTTTCTCTATATCATGGAAAAGTATACTTACTGTGGTTATACTGTCTGGTATATTTTTCTTTGGTGTGCTATCATATGCCATAAAGGCACAGCTAACAAAGGTAAAGACAGGAACAGAAGGTCTTGTTGGGGAGGAAGGAGAAGCAAAGACTAATATAAACGGTAAAGGTAAGGTATTTCTCCATGGTGAATTGTGGAATGCCAAAAGCAATGAACATATAAAACAGGGTGA